The Mycoplasmopsis cynos region CTGGAAAATTTGGAATAACTTGATCTAAATATGTTCTAGCAGAATGAAAATGTCTCCCTGTTGCAATAAAAATGTTTTTCCTAATGCTTTTAGTTTCAAAATTGCTTCAAGATTTTTAGTAATAATTTTTGCTTCAGAATTCAATAATGTTCCATCTAAATCAAAGACAAAATTATCTAAGTCTTTTAATTCAAGATTTTGGTATTCTCTTTCTTTAAAATAAATCATTCTTAATTTATAACCTCCGAAATATTATCTATATCTTCTTGATTAAGTTTTCTTTTGTTGAAATTAATTCTATTATTTCATCTATTTTTGAAATGTTTTGACTTAGTTCTTGTTTACGTTTTGAAATAT contains the following coding sequences:
- a CDS encoding HAD hydrolase family protein, with the protein product MIYFKEREYQNLELKDLDNFVFDLDGTLLNSEAKIITKNLEAILKLKALGKTFLLQQGDIFILLEHI